The proteins below come from a single Sphingomonas carotinifaciens genomic window:
- a CDS encoding NAD kinase, with product MSEYERRALVASPTPPAQQAAAELRDMADWVDAEDADVVIALGGDGFMLQTLHGMLERRKPPVPVFGMNLGTVGFLMNEWRSYGLEERLMRVRPFKVTPLQATVTAVDGRVHTLPAINEVSLLRETRQTANLEISVNDRIVMPELACDGILVATPAGSTAYNLSAQGPILPLGSGMLALTPISPFRPRRWRGAILTDRARFSIRILDSSKRPVSAVADQREVRDVARVDICMDRSRELTLLFDPEHALDDRITMEQFAS from the coding sequence ATGAGCGAGTATGAACGGCGGGCGCTGGTCGCCTCGCCGACACCGCCTGCGCAGCAAGCGGCGGCCGAGCTTCGCGACATGGCCGACTGGGTCGATGCCGAGGACGCCGATGTCGTCATCGCGCTCGGCGGCGACGGGTTCATGCTCCAGACGCTGCACGGCATGCTGGAGCGCCGCAAGCCGCCGGTGCCCGTGTTCGGGATGAACCTGGGCACGGTCGGCTTCCTGATGAACGAATGGCGCAGCTACGGCCTGGAGGAGCGGCTGATGCGGGTACGCCCGTTCAAGGTCACGCCGCTGCAGGCGACGGTGACCGCCGTCGATGGTCGCGTGCACACGCTGCCCGCGATCAACGAGGTCTCGTTGCTGCGCGAGACCCGCCAGACCGCCAATCTGGAAATCAGCGTCAACGACCGCATCGTTATGCCCGAACTCGCCTGCGACGGGATCCTGGTGGCCACGCCCGCCGGGTCCACCGCCTACAACCTGTCGGCGCAGGGGCCGATCCTGCCGCTCGGATCGGGCATGCTGGCGCTCACCCCGATCAGCCCGTTTCGCCCGCGGCGCTGGCGCGGCGCGATCCTGACCGACCGGGCCCGCTTCTCGATCCGCATCCTCGATTCCTCCAAGCGCCCCGTCTCGGCGGTGGCCGACCAGCGCGAGGTGCGCGATGTCGCCCGCGTCGACATCTGCATGGATCGTTCGCGCGAACTGACGCTGCTGTTTGACCCCGAACATGCGCTCGACGACCGGATCACCATGGAGCAATTCGCCTCCTGA